One genomic window of Ziziphus jujuba cultivar Dongzao chromosome 4, ASM3175591v1 includes the following:
- the LOC125422062 gene encoding 23 kDa jasmonate-induced protein, translated as MAPNVFGDPITDETLKALPEYAIKETITSEDTAQVALNRKLPIPDIPVNVLGYINNATRHTLKLVYDHDWSGHVDESLSYPQKIENGQWGSFLHIGDYPPGLFVRQSTAAVVYYANNGRIGGFCKLLFAWHSGGFIGQNKVFTVLKNLKVLNITGKLFEKN; from the exons ATGGCACCCAATGTGTTTGGCGATCCCATCACCGATGAAACGTTGAAGGCACTGCCTGAATATGCAATTAAGGAAACAATAACCAGCGAAGATACTGCACAAGTTGCTCTGAATCGGAAGCTTCCGATACCAGATATTCCTGTAAATGTGCTTGGGTATATTAATAATGCTACCCGACACACCTTAAAATTAGTTTACGATCATGATTGGTCCGGTCACGTTGATGAATCCTTATCATACCCTCAAAAGATTGAAAATGGGCAGTGGGGAAGTTTTTTGCATATTGGAGATTATCCACCAGGTTTATTTGTGCGACAATCAACTGCGGCTGTTGTTTATTATGCAAACAATGGTCGCATTGGGGGTTTCTGCAAGTTGCTTTTCGCATGGCACAGTGGAGGGTTTATTGGTCAAAACAag GTCTTTACTGTTTTGAAGAACCTCAAAGTGTTGAACATAACTGGGAAGCTATTCGAGAAAAACTGA